The Chionomys nivalis chromosome 20, mChiNiv1.1, whole genome shotgun sequence genome includes a region encoding these proteins:
- the Cdc16 gene encoding cell division cycle protein 16 homolog: protein MNLEPLRKRVRQYLDQQQYQSALFWADKVASLSHEEPQDVYWLAQCLYLTAQYHRAAHALRSRKLDKMYEACRYLAARCHYAAKEHQQALDILDMEEPINRRLFEKCSKDESSLKDPSSDWEMSQSSIKSSICLLRGKIYDALDNRTLATYSYKEALKLDVYCFEAFDLLTSHHMLTAQEEKELLDSLPLSKLCAEEQELLRFVFENKLKKYNKPSETVIPGSVDGLQENLDVVVSLAERHYYNCDFKMCYKLTSAVMEKDPFHANCLPVHIGTLVELNKANELFYLSHKLVDLYPSNPVSWFAVGCYYLMVGHKNEHARRYLSKATTLEKTYGPAWIAYGHSFAVESEHDQAMAAYFTAAQLMKGCHLPMLYIGLEYGLTNNSKLAERFFGQALSIAPEDPFVIHEVGVVAFQNGEWKTAEKWFLDALEKIKAIGNEVTVDKWEPLLNNLGHVCRKLKKYAEALDYHRQALVLIPQNASTYSAIGYIHSLMGNFENAVDYFHTALGLRRDDTFSVTMLGHCIEMYIGDSEAYIGADIKDKLKCYDFDVHTMKTLKNIISPPWDFRDFEAEKPSTEEAGIAPLENANKTPESRPSLEETFEIEMNESDMMLETSMSDHST, encoded by the exons ATGAACCTGGAGCCGCTGCGGAAGCGCGTCCGGCAGTACCTGGACCAG CAACAGTATCAAAGTGCTCTGTTTTGGGCAGACAAGGTAGCCTCACTCTCTCATG AGGAGCCCCAGGATGTTTATTGGTTGGCTCAGTGCCTTTACCTCACAGCACAGTATCACAGAGCAGCCCATGCGCTCCGGTCACGCAAGCTGGACAAG ATGTATGAAGCGTGCCGATACCTTGCAGCTAGATGCCAT TATGCAGCAAAAGAACACCAGCAGGCTCTGGACATCCTGGACATGGAGGAGCCAATTAACAGAAGGCTCTTCGAGAAGTGCTCAAAGGATGAAAGCAGCCTGAAAGACCCGTCCAGTGACTGGGAGATGTCCCAGTCCTCG ATAAAGAGTTCGATTTGTCTTCTCCGAGGGAAAATCTATGATGCTCTAGATAATCGCACCCTGGCTACCTACAGTTACAAAGAGGCTTTGAAGCTTGATGTCTACTGCTTTGAAGCATTTGATCTTTTAACATCACACCACATGCTGACAGCACAAGAAG aaaaagaacttCTTGACTCACTGCCTCTTAGCAAGCTCTGTGCTGAAGAACAAGAATTGCTACGATTTGTATTtgagaacaaattaaaaaag TATAATAAGCCCAGTGAAACGGTCATTCCGGGGTCAGTAGATGGCTTGCAAGAGAATCTGGATGTGGTAGTGTCTTTAGCTGAGAGACATTATTATAACTGTGATTTTAAGATGTGCTACAAGCTTACTTCTGC AGTGATGGAAAAGGATCCTTTCCATGCCAACTGTTTACCTGTGCACATAGGAACTCTGGTGGAGCTGAACAAAGCAAACG AACTTTTCTATCTTTCTCACAAATTGGTGGACTTATATCCAAGTAATCCG GTATCTTGGTTTGCAGTGGGATGTTACTATCTCATGGTTGGTCATAAAAATGAGCATGCCAGAAGATATCTCAg CAAAGCTACCACATTGGAGAAGACCTATGGGCCGGCGTGGATAGCCTATGGGCATTCCTTCGCTGTGGAGAGTGAGCATGACCAGGCCATGGCTGCTTACTTCACAGCAGCACAGCTGATGAAAGG aTGTCACTTGCCAATGCTGTATATTGGACTGGAATATGGTTTGACCAATAACTCTAAGCTGGCGGAACGATTCTTTGGCCAAGCTCTGAGCATCGCTCCGGAAGACCCCTTTGTCATCCATGAGGTTGGAGTGGTGGCTTTCCAGAACGGAGA ATGGAAAACAGCAGAAAAGTGGTTTcttgatgctttggaaaaaattaaagcaattggAAATGAG GTAACAGTTGACAAATGGGAGCCTCTGCTGAACAACTTGGGGCATGtctgcagaaaactcaa AAAATACGCTGAGGCTTTGGATTACCATAGGCAGGCCCTGGTGCTCATCCCTCAGAACGCGTCCACCTACTCTGCTATAGGATACATCCACAGTCTGATGGGCAACTTCGAAAACGCTGTGGACTATTTCCACACA GCTCTTGGTCTCAGGAGAGATGACACATTTTCTGTGACGATGCTGGGTCACTGCATTGAAATGTACATTGGGGATTCTGAAGCTTATATCG GAGCAGACATTAAAGACAAATTAAAGTGTTATGACTTTGACGTGCATACAATGAAGACACTAAAGAACATAATCTCACCTCCGTGGGATTTCAGGGACTTTGAAGCAGAAAAACCAagcacagaggaagcagggatTGCACCCTTGGAAAATGCCAATAAAACTCCAGAGTCCAGACCTTCCTTGGAAGAAACTTTTGAAATTGAAATGAATGAAAGTGACATGATGTTAGAGACATCTATGTCCGACCACAGCACTTAA